The Microlunatus antarcticus genome window below encodes:
- a CDS encoding SDR family oxidoreductase, giving the protein MNAQSRVCLVSGASRGLGAAIARRLGAAGWAVAVSYRSDTAGAEAVVADIEAAGGRAAALQGDVTDEAAVAQLVAAAGEQLGPVTAVVANATGPQPNADVADLTWRAYLDQLEFFVLSPTLLVQAALPAMRAAGGGRVVMIASDVVDRHLPGTSAYSSAKSAQLGLVNIWAKELGPQRITVNAVSPGWIPVERHVGADTSAYEASVPLGRIGVPEDIAGAVTYLLSDEAAFVTGQVLTVNGGQVL; this is encoded by the coding sequence GTGAACGCACAGTCGCGGGTCTGTCTCGTCAGCGGTGCCTCGCGCGGACTCGGAGCGGCCATCGCGCGTCGCCTGGGCGCCGCCGGCTGGGCGGTCGCCGTCAGCTACCGCTCGGACACGGCCGGGGCCGAGGCCGTGGTCGCCGACATCGAGGCGGCCGGCGGTCGGGCGGCCGCGCTGCAGGGCGACGTCACCGACGAGGCCGCCGTGGCGCAGCTCGTCGCTGCCGCGGGCGAGCAGCTCGGACCGGTGACCGCCGTGGTCGCGAACGCCACCGGGCCCCAGCCCAACGCGGACGTGGCCGACCTGACCTGGCGGGCGTACCTCGACCAGCTCGAGTTCTTCGTGCTGAGTCCGACCCTCCTGGTCCAGGCGGCGCTGCCCGCGATGCGGGCGGCCGGCGGCGGCCGGGTCGTCATGATCGCCTCCGACGTCGTGGACCGGCACCTGCCCGGTACCTCGGCCTACTCCTCGGCCAAGAGCGCGCAGCTGGGCCTGGTGAACATCTGGGCCAAGGAGCTCGGTCCGCAGCGCATCACCGTGAATGCCGTCAGCCCGGGCTGGATCCCGGTCGAGCGTCACGTCGGCGCCGACACCAGCGCGTACGAGGCCTCGGTGCCGCTCGGGCGGATCGGCGTGCCGGAGGACATCGCCGGGGCGGTGACCTACCTGCTGTCCGACGAAGCCGCCTTCGTCACCGGCCAGGTCCTGACCGTCAACGGCGGCCAGGTCCTCTGA